The nucleotide sequence GATGTCTTTGGTGTCGGCGCGGACGCGGAATGTTCCGTTTACGGTCAGCAAATCGTTGAAAATGCTGATTTTATCTTCGTCTTTGCGGATGACGCTGCCCGAATTGACGTAATCGCTCGTCGTTGCCAATGCGGCGGCATCGCGCTCTACGCTAGCGGTTTCTGCAAATGCGGTGGGTAATGCCGCCAAGGCAGTGCATACAACGGCAAAGTTTTTTTGGATGTTCATGCCAATCTCCGATTGAAGGGTAAAAGGTATTTTTAACAAAAATTCCTAATCAATATTTGTTAGAAATTTACTAATTTTTGTAATCGAACGGCTGTAATCCTATGAAAGACGGCACAAACCGTCAAGAAGATTTAGAGTATTATGCTTATTTCCAAACTGATTTTGACGCATATCAATAGAGAAAGGTCGTCTGAAAACTTCCGGCAGCATCCGTTTCGTTTTCAGACGACCTTTAGGGTTTGATTCAAGCTTTCGGCACGAACATCGCGTCCAAGATGTCGCCCAATGCCGTGCGGCGGGTTTTGCGGGTCTCCACCGCCATCCGCCATTGTTCTTCATTTCCCCAAAAAACGAAGCGTTCCCGCGCGCGGGTGATGGCGGTGTAGAGCAGCGCGTTGTTCAAGCCTGACAGCGTGTCATCCCCGCCCTGCTCTATTTTTCTTGATGGCGGTAGCAGCCACACTTCCCGGTATTCCGAACCTTGGCTTTTATGCACGGTCATGGCGAACGCGGACTCAAACTGTGGCAGGCGGCTGATGGCAATTTTTTTGAAGCCGTCCGCATTCGGGAAATACGCCGCCAAACCATTTGCCGATTCCGCGTCGGGCATAATCAGCCCGATGTCGCCGTTGAACACTTCCAGCGTATAGTCGTTGCGCGCAATCATGATGATTTGTCCCGCGAACCACGGCGTATCCGCGCCCGCCCGATGTTTGCGTTGCAGATAACGGCAATACTCTTCGTTGAACGCCTCCGCGTCCTGCCGCCATGCCGCCAAAACGACCACATCCGCCGCGTGTCCGAACGCCAGCGCCACATCGTTTTTATCGACTGCCTGCCAGTATTTTTCGTGTTTACGGTAAAGCAGCTCCGCCTGCTGTTTCAGACGACCTTCGCGGATTTCCAACTCATCGGGGAACAAGGCAAACTGCGCCCAACCTTCCCCGCTCTTACCCGACACAACCGACCTCGCCAAGCAACCGATGCCGCTATTTGCGCCGAAACGGTGGCTGACCGTCAGTTGCGCGACGTTTTGCGACAAAACCGGCGGATTTTCCTCCACGGGGAAACCGTGTTCAGGCAGATAAATGCTCAGCTGATCCGCCGTCTCCTTATCCAAAACCGTCCGTCTCGACAACGCCGCCAATACCGCGCCGACACCGACCGAAGGCAGTTGGAACTCGTCGCCCAAAAAAATCACGCGGCAGCCCGACGGAATCGCACGCAGCAAGTGAAGCAGCAGGGAAACATCCAACATCGAAGCCTCATCCACCACCAACACATCCAAAGGCAGCGGGCGGTTGCCGTCAAACGCAGGCAGCATTTGCGGCGGGCGCAGCTTCAAAAGGCGGTGGACCGTCTGCCCTTCCAGAGCGGACAAATGATTGCGCACCACATCCGGCATCTCGAAACCGTCCACCGCCCGATGCAGCGCGCGCGCCATATGCGCCGCAGCCTTGCCCGTCGGCGCGGCCAGAGCGATACGCGGCAGGCGCGTGGCAGAGTTGGTACAAATCAGCCCCAAAAGTTTCGCCACCGTCGTCGTCTTTCCCGTACCCGGCCCGCCCGTAATCAGCATAAACGCCTGAAGCAGGGCAAGCCCCGCCGCATCCCGCTGCCCTGCGCTGCCTTTGTCGGCAAACCAGCCGGACAAGTTTTGCGACGCGCTCATCCAATCCACAGGCTCGACTTCCGCTTCTGC is from Neisseria sicca and encodes:
- the recD gene encoding exodeoxyribonuclease V subunit alpha: MAENTADDLNLAAAQAAGHLLERCVPEHAAVLTPYVLRLFAALQNGHSFVWLDEGEADELAGLAPTVGQGTSPLVLQGRKLFLGRMWQLEHDLVAEIKRLAEAEVEPVDWMSASQNLSGWFADKGSAGQRDAAGLALLQAFMLITGGPGTGKTTTVAKLLGLICTNSATRLPRIALAAPTGKAAAHMARALHRAVDGFEMPDVVRNHLSALEGQTVHRLLKLRPPQMLPAFDGNRPLPLDVLVVDEASMLDVSLLLHLLRAIPSGCRVIFLGDEFQLPSVGVGAVLAALSRRTVLDKETADQLSIYLPEHGFPVEENPPVLSQNVAQLTVSHRFGANSGIGCLARSVVSGKSGEGWAQFALFPDELEIREGRLKQQAELLYRKHEKYWQAVDKNDVALAFGHAADVVVLAAWRQDAEAFNEEYCRYLQRKHRAGADTPWFAGQIIMIARNDYTLEVFNGDIGLIMPDAESANGLAAYFPNADGFKKIAISRLPQFESAFAMTVHKSQGSEYREVWLLPPSRKIEQGGDDTLSGLNNALLYTAITRARERFVFWGNEEQWRMAVETRKTRRTALGDILDAMFVPKA